One Camelus ferus isolate YT-003-E chromosome 21, BCGSAC_Cfer_1.0, whole genome shotgun sequence genomic region harbors:
- the LOC102506790 gene encoding olfactory receptor 10R2, with protein sequence MANSSCVTEFLLLGFSSLGELQRVLFVVFLCLYLIILSGNLTIISVICLDHGLHTPMYFFLGVLSTSETFYTIVILPKMLINLLSVLRTLSFMSCVFQMYFFLGFAVTNCLLLGVMGYDRYAAICQPLHYAILMSWRVCGQLAVTCILGGFLISLLGTILVFSLPFCGSNKVNNYFCDISAVIRLACADTYINELIIFIGGVLVLVVPLIFICISYGFIVSTVLKISSAEGKRKAFSTCASHLIVVIVHYGCASSVYLRPSAQYTTGTDRLVTVTYTIITPLLNPMVYSLRNRDVQLAIRKMIRKTGFSVKSL encoded by the coding sequence ATGGCCAATTCCTCCTGCGTTACCGAGTTCCTCCTGCTGGGTTTCTCCAGCCTTGGGGAATTGCAGCGTGTCCTCTTTGTggtctttctctgcctctatttGATCATCCTGAGTGGAAACCTCACTATTATCTCAGTCATCTGCTTGGATCACGGCCTCCACACACCCATGTACTTCTTTCTAGGTGTCCTTTCCACCTCTGAGACCTTCTACACAATTGTTATCCTGCCCAAGATGCTTATCAATCTGCTCTCTGTACTCAGGACACTCTCCTTCATGAGTTGTGTCTTCCAGATGTACTTCTTCCTTGGCTTTGCTGTCACCAATTGCCTGCTTCTGGGAGTGATGGGCTATGATCGCTATGCTGCCATCTGTCAGCCTTTGCACTACGCCATTCTCATGAGCTGGAGGGTATGTGGGCAACTGGCAGTGACTTGTATTCTTGGTGGTTTCCTAATATCTCTGTTGGGAACAATTCTGGTCTTTAGCCTCCCTTTCTGTGGCTCCAACAAGGTCAACAATTACTTTTGTGATATTTCAGCAGTCATCCGTCTCGCCTGTGCTGACACCTACATCAATGAACTGATCATCTTCATTGGTGGGGTCTTGGTGCTTGTTGTGCCTTTGATCTTCATCTGCATCTCTTATGGATTTATTGTCTCCACTGTCCTGAAGATCTCATCAGCTGAAGGCAAGCGGAAAGCATTCTCCACCTGTGCCTCTCATCTCATCGTGGTCATTGTTCACTACGGCTGTGCGTCCTCTGTCTACCTGCGACCCTCAGCCCAGTATACAACAGGCACAGACAGGCTGGTGACAGTGACTTACACCATCATCACCCCACTGTTGAACCCCATGGTATACAGCCTCAGGAACAGAGATGTACAGCTGGCCATTCGGAAAATGATTAGGAAGACTGGTTTTTCTGTTAAgtctttataa